One genomic region from Clostridium saccharobutylicum DSM 13864 encodes:
- a CDS encoding pyridoxamine 5'-phosphate oxidase family protein, protein MKEVVEFLQANSVQYLATVGRDGKAKCRPFMFCLEMEGKLWFCTNNTKDVYKDMQANPEIEICVSSPKYAWIRLNGKAVFENNMAVKEACMANPIVKGQYNEASNPIFEVFYLENAKAIIADFSGNPPKEYNL, encoded by the coding sequence ATGAAAGAAGTAGTTGAATTTTTACAAGCAAATTCAGTTCAATATTTAGCAACAGTAGGTCGTGATGGAAAAGCAAAATGTCGTCCATTTATGTTTTGTTTAGAAATGGAAGGAAAGTTATGGTTCTGTACAAACAATACTAAGGATGTTTATAAAGACATGCAAGCAAATCCTGAAATAGAAATATGTGTTTCAAGTCCTAAATATGCTTGGATTAGATTAAATGGAAAAGCTGTATTTGAAAACAACATGGCTGTTAAAGAAGCATGTATGGCAAACCCTATAGTAAAGGGACAATATAATGAAGCTTCAAACCCAATTTTTGAAGTATTTTACTTGGAAAATGCAAAAGCAATAATAGCAGATTTCTCTGGAAACCCACCAAAGGAATATAATCTATAA
- a CDS encoding flavodoxin codes for MKKNILIVYYSLQGHTKEVSNIIKDITGADIFEIELEKPYNLFTSYTIGVVHTRTGHTPSFKNHLSNLKDYDTIFIGSPIWCFTLTPPIASFLKEYNLENKTVVPFCTHGGNPGNFFEKFKSMCPNSTVLKGIDFPNSKSKNPNELKHLIENWLNEINI; via the coding sequence ATGAAAAAGAATATTCTTATTGTTTACTACTCTCTTCAGGGACATACCAAAGAAGTATCTAATATAATTAAAGATATTACAGGCGCAGATATTTTTGAAATAGAACTTGAAAAACCTTATAATTTATTTACCTCTTATACTATTGGTGTTGTGCACACACGAACTGGTCATACACCATCTTTTAAAAATCATTTATCCAATCTAAAAGATTATGATACTATATTTATAGGATCACCTATATGGTGTTTTACACTTACACCTCCTATTGCATCTTTTCTTAAAGAATATAATTTAGAAAATAAAACCGTAGTTCCATTCTGTACTCATGGAGGAAATCCAGGGAACTTCTTCGAAAAATTCAAAAGCATGTGCCCTAATTCCACAGTTCTTAAAGGCATAGATTTTCCTAACAGTAAATCGAAAAATCCTAATGAGCTAAAACATTTAATTGAAAACTGGTTAAATGAAATTAATATATAG
- a CDS encoding winged helix-turn-helix transcriptional regulator, which yields MAKELPACPVEITLQLIGNRWKVLIMRDLLEGTKRFGELKKSVGSITQKVLTQNLRDMEENGLVIRKVYAEVPPRVDYTLTEVGYSLKSVLDSMIEWGTSYKNKAE from the coding sequence ATGGCTAAAGAATTACCTGCCTGCCCTGTTGAAATAACTTTGCAGCTCATAGGAAATAGGTGGAAAGTATTAATAATGAGAGATTTGCTTGAAGGAACAAAACGTTTTGGAGAACTAAAGAAATCTGTTGGTTCAATAACACAGAAGGTTCTTACTCAAAATTTAAGAGACATGGAAGAAAATGGACTAGTTATTCGTAAAGTTTATGCTGAAGTTCCTCCAAGAGTTGACTACACATTAACTGAAGTTGGATATAGTTTAAAATCTGTTCTTGACTCAATGATTGAATGGGGAACTTCTTATAAAAATAAAGCTGAGTAA